GCATTCCTATCCCGTTCAGCGCTGTTCCTATAATGTTTATTTCATCGATGTCGTTCAGCAAAGCGACAAGTCCTTCGAGGAAAATCGCGTGATCATCGGCAATGGCTATGTTGATTTTATTTTTTTTTTGATCGCGCATAAAATATTGTTTAATAAATTTAATGCTAGCATTTTATTCTCTACAGCCCTCTGTCTTCCCTGTGAACCTCTGTGCTATTCATTTTTGTTGCACGGAGAACCACGGAGGATTCACAGAGTTACACGGAGTAACTATAACTAACATGGTATACTTATATTAAATGTACTTCCCCAACCGGTTTTTGAATCAATAGATAATACACCACTCAATGCTTCCACCCGTGATTGAATATTTCTTAAACCTATACCCGTATTTTTTTTCGAGCTATCAAAGCCAACACCATTATCTTCCACCAGCAGGTTCAGTTCGTTTTCATATTTACTTAAATCTATCACAACCTTACTAGCTTTGGAATGTTTGAGAATGTTTTTTATAAGTTCCTGTATAATTCGGTACACTTCAACCTGCACTTTTTCCGAAACTTCGTTTAATTTTTCTTCTTCTATAAATTCCAAATGGATATCCAGTTTGGTAGTGGGTTTAAATTCTTCAATAAAGGTTTTTACTACTTCGGTAAAGGCGGTGTTAGTTAATTGGGGGGGCGTTAAATTATGTGAAATTGTCCGTATTTCGTTATAAGCAGCATCAACATTATTGATTACACTTTCCAGATCTTGCTTCTTTTCAAAAGTTGAATTTATTTTAATCAGTTTTAATTTAATACCTGCCATTATTCCGCCCATTCCATCGTGCAATTCACGGGCAATACGGTGCCGTTCAACCTCCTGTCCTATTATCAGATCTTTCATTGATTTTAAGCGTTGCTTTTCCAGCAAATCAACCACTTTTTGTTTATGGATCTCTTCGTTTTTCTGGGCAAGCAGTTGGGTCGTTTTTATTTTTCTTCTGTAGCTTGTAATAAGCATTATTGAGGTTGCTAATAGTAATGTAAATATTATTATCAAACTGTTTCTCACTGTTTTTTGTTTGCTTATTTCCGCTTTTACAATAGCATCCTTTTTCTCTTGTTCCGCTTTTTCAATGGCCTGCCTTTTTTTAAACTCGTAGTTCATCTCGGCTTGGGTAATTTTTTTTGTATTTTTCTCGTTAAGCAGGCTATCGCGGGCAGTAATATATTCTTTGTAGTGTTCGAGAGCCTTTGCGGGTTGATTTGTTTTAAGGTAGATATTTGAAAGTGTTTCTTGAATATCTTTTATTAAATCCAAATACCCAACCTCTTTTCCCAAAGCAAGGCCCTTATTAGCATATTCAAGAGCTTTGAAATAATTACCTTGATCAAAAAAAACGACAGCAATATTTCCACAAGAAATGGCAATACTTGTTCTATCTCCCATTTCTTCAGCCGTTTTTAATGATTTCAGATAGTATTCTTCGCTTTTAGAATA
The nucleotide sequence above comes from Bacteroidota bacterium. Encoded proteins:
- a CDS encoding sensor histidine kinase, whose translation is MKYFLLYNWILLACLLNCRLCYSRDKQIDSLKALLSTHPNDTTYIDVLNSIARALVDKGDYVSALKYADEVSTFAESKLNAKTDPDLKQKIVIDDKITRAIKQGMVVSFNTIGILNDQKGDFTNALNYYFKALKVSEEINYKKGMARCYNHIGIIYDKQGDYNTAMVYQLKSLKIKEEINDKFGIARSFANIASIYKKKGDYTKALDYAFRATIIEKENNGKEGTASSYNNIGSIYYDQGNITMALEYYLKSLRINEENVDIKGTADSYHNIGILYKDQGDYPKALEYYFKSLKTARTIGSKDHLSLLFGDIGNIYYHQLNYSKALEYHQKALKLADEIGYKEGINNAYINIGNVFESTGDYSKSEEYYLKSLKTAEEMGDRTSIAISCGNIAVVFFDQGNYFKALEYANKGLALGKEVGYLDLIKDIQETLSNIYLKTNQPAKALEHYKEYITARDSLLNEKNTKKITQAEMNYEFKKRQAIEKAEQEKKDAIVKAEISKQKTVRNSLIIIFTLLLATSIMLITSYRRKIKTTQLLAQKNEEIHKQKVVDLLEKQRLKSMKDLIIGQEVERHRIARELHDGMGGIMAGIKLKLIKINSTFEKKQDLESVINNVDAAYNEIRTISHNLTPPQLTNTAFTEVVKTFIEEFKPTTKLDIHLEFIEEEKLNEVSEKVQVEVYRIIQELIKNILKHSKASKVVIDLSKYENELNLLVEDNGVGFDSSKKNTGIGLRNIQSRVEALSGVLSIDSKTGWGSTFNISIPC